The Fervidibacillus albus genome contains a region encoding:
- a CDS encoding glycosyltransferase — MAEYVLYISLFIIWFMLFYHMFLMEGGFFFSLRFKRTYDNYKREGSTFPSVTILIPAHNEEMVIENTIKSLIKLHYPKKKLEIIVINDHSTDGTGVIADLYASKYPYIKVIHNYSPDGGKGKSGALNIGFAHSSGEIIVVYDADNRPEPDSVKNLVLPLEMDEKAGAAVGKFRVINANKNVLTRFINIETITFQWLAQAGRWFWFKLATIPGTNFSIRRSVLEKLGGWDENALSEDTELSIRVYNLGYRIHFFPAAITWEQEPETWRVWWKQRTRWASGNMYVISKYLLHFRRLKTKKVFIDLFYFLSTYLFFFAGILISHSIFLLNLFFDLNIDPGIVSYVLLIIGFLLFVTEILLALSMEKKQLNVFNGFAVIMMYFVYSQLWLLLILYSSFAEMKRMLLKRERKWYKTERYREVS, encoded by the coding sequence TTGGCTGAATATGTGCTATATATATCATTATTCATCATTTGGTTTATGTTGTTTTACCATATGTTTTTAATGGAAGGTGGGTTCTTTTTCTCTCTCAGATTTAAAAGAACATACGATAATTATAAACGGGAAGGAAGTACATTTCCGTCCGTCACCATTTTGATTCCGGCTCATAATGAGGAAATGGTTATTGAAAATACGATCAAATCGTTAATAAAACTGCATTATCCTAAAAAGAAGTTGGAAATCATTGTTATTAATGATCATTCGACGGATGGAACTGGGGTGATTGCTGATCTTTACGCATCCAAATATCCGTATATAAAAGTTATTCATAATTATTCGCCTGATGGTGGGAAAGGAAAGTCCGGTGCTTTGAACATCGGTTTTGCCCATTCTTCCGGTGAAATTATCGTCGTATATGATGCGGACAATCGACCGGAACCGGATTCTGTGAAAAATTTAGTTTTGCCATTGGAAATGGACGAAAAGGCGGGAGCGGCTGTTGGGAAATTCCGAGTCATTAATGCGAATAAAAATGTATTAACCCGGTTTATTAATATCGAAACAATTACTTTTCAATGGTTAGCGCAGGCCGGAAGATGGTTTTGGTTTAAATTGGCGACTATTCCAGGAACGAATTTTTCCATTCGAAGGTCCGTATTAGAAAAGTTAGGTGGTTGGGACGAAAATGCTTTAAGTGAAGATACAGAATTAAGTATTCGTGTGTACAATTTAGGTTATCGTATTCATTTTTTTCCAGCTGCGATTACTTGGGAACAGGAACCGGAAACGTGGCGTGTTTGGTGGAAGCAACGGACTAGATGGGCAAGCGGCAACATGTATGTCATTTCAAAATATCTTCTTCATTTTCGTCGATTGAAAACGAAGAAAGTATTTATTGATCTATTTTACTTTTTATCGACGTATTTGTTCTTTTTTGCTGGCATATTAATATCCCATTCGATTTTTCTATTGAATCTTTTTTTTGACTTAAATATTGACCCAGGAATTGTATCTTACGTTTTACTCATTATCGGCTTTCTTTTGTTCGTTACGGAAATACTGCTAGCGCTATCCATGGAAAAAAAGCAGTTGAATGTTTTTAATGGATTTGCTGTAATAATGATGTATTTTGTTTACTCGCAACTCTGGTTACTTTTAATTTTGTATTCAAGTTTTGCAGAAATGAAGCGAATGCTTTTAAAAAGAGAGCGAAAATGGTATAAAACGGAGCGCTATCGAGAAGTTAGTTGA
- a CDS encoding alpha/beta hydrolase: MKRGKLILVSIFGIIVVSLIFGGNYFYGEAVKRGVDVELHREATTVNADSSLEDQALLNEAKNWFNNQEMEILTITSYDGLELKAQYIKNEANTKKTVILAHGYRNVGNDMGKYAKMYYDEGFNVLIPDHRGHGESEGDYIGYGWHDRLDMLDWIDLSIRNGAESIILHGNSMGAALVLMVSGEKLPDEVKGIIADSGYTSVKEELKYQLKHLYGLPSFPILDVTSMITKIRAGYFFGEASAIEQVEKNTRPLFIIHGNADELVPTWMGEALYEAAGGEKELWMPENVGHTKAFDIYTEQFIEKVMDFVNRAIDE, from the coding sequence TTGAAAAGAGGAAAACTTATTCTCGTAAGTATATTCGGAATTATTGTCGTTAGTTTAATATTTGGTGGAAATTATTTTTACGGGGAAGCGGTGAAACGGGGAGTAGATGTGGAACTTCACAGAGAGGCGACAACAGTCAATGCTGATTCATCCTTGGAAGATCAAGCGTTATTAAATGAGGCAAAAAACTGGTTCAACAATCAAGAAATGGAAATTTTGACAATTACGTCCTATGATGGATTGGAATTAAAAGCCCAGTATATTAAAAATGAAGCGAATACGAAAAAGACGGTTATCTTGGCCCACGGATATCGAAATGTTGGAAATGATATGGGAAAATACGCAAAAATGTATTACGACGAAGGGTTCAATGTGTTAATCCCTGATCATCGGGGACATGGGGAAAGTGAAGGAGATTATATTGGGTACGGCTGGCATGATCGACTCGATATGTTAGATTGGATTGACTTGTCCATTCGTAACGGTGCTGAGTCGATTATTTTACACGGGAATTCGATGGGGGCTGCGTTAGTGTTAATGGTAAGTGGTGAAAAACTACCGGATGAGGTGAAGGGAATTATTGCAGATAGTGGCTATACGTCTGTGAAAGAAGAACTGAAATATCAGTTGAAGCATCTTTACGGTCTCCCGTCATTTCCGATTTTAGATGTGACGAGCATGATTACGAAAATTCGTGCAGGCTATTTTTTCGGTGAAGCGTCGGCGATTGAACAAGTGGAAAAAAATACTCGACCGCTTTTTATTATTCACGGCAATGCGGATGAACTTGTTCCGACATGGATGGGTGAGGCGCTATATGAAGCGGCCGGCGGGGAGAAAGAGTTATGGATGCCGGAAAATGTCGGTCATACGAAAGCCTTTGACATATATACGGAACAGTTTATCGAAAAAGTAATGGACTTTGTGAACCGAGCGATCGATGAATAA
- a CDS encoding nitroreductase family protein codes for MEKTIKNDFNEIVTGRRSIRQYDPSVKISREEMAEIIEKATLAPSSLNMQPWRFVVIDTKEGKEKLASLAPRNLTQMETSAAVIAVFVDMKNEEYIETIFDTAVEKGYMPVDVRDRQVTGIKGLMESLTFEQKKNMNLIDAGLVSMQLMLVARAYGYDTNPIGGYDKENIAETFGLDKERYYPVMLISIGKAAEEGYKSVRLPIDTITEWK; via the coding sequence ATGGAAAAAACGATAAAAAATGATTTCAATGAGATTGTCACAGGGCGGAGATCCATTCGTCAATACGATCCATCCGTTAAAATTAGCAGGGAGGAAATGGCGGAAATTATAGAAAAAGCAACGTTAGCTCCTTCGTCATTAAACATGCAGCCTTGGCGTTTTGTCGTCATTGATACGAAGGAAGGGAAGGAAAAATTGGCATCCCTTGCGCCGAGAAATCTCACACAAATGGAAACGTCCGCAGCGGTTATTGCCGTATTTGTCGATATGAAAAATGAAGAATACATTGAAACAATTTTTGACACGGCGGTGGAAAAAGGATACATGCCCGTTGATGTTCGGGATAGACAAGTAACAGGGATCAAAGGTCTTATGGAAAGCTTAACCTTTGAACAAAAGAAGAACATGAATCTGATTGATGCCGGTCTCGTTTCGATGCAATTGATGCTTGTGGCTCGTGCGTACGGTTATGATACGAATCCAATCGGGGGTTACGATAAAGAAAACATTGCAGAAACGTTCGGCTTAGATAAAGAAAGATATTATCCAGTTATGTTAATATCAATCGGGAAAGCAGCGGAAGAAGGTTACAAATCTGTCCGCCTCCCAATTGATACAATTACGGAGTGGAAATAA
- a CDS encoding ferritin-like domain-containing protein: MEKEKTIKELNEFLQGIYIAIHGYERYIQHVEDQKIKTVLQQIQQDHKQHAIRIAERIQNLGGVPVEDGGMKGKMADMMMRMNGATDNPNFILKDAMRGEENGIKMSEKLVRGDLDECSLQIVKQVLEKDRHHLEQLQQHIQ; this comes from the coding sequence ATGGAAAAGGAAAAGACCATAAAAGAACTGAATGAGTTTTTACAAGGCATTTATATCGCCATTCACGGGTATGAACGATATATCCAACATGTCGAAGATCAAAAAATCAAAACCGTATTGCAACAAATTCAACAAGATCATAAACAACACGCCATTCGAATTGCGGAACGGATACAAAATCTTGGGGGAGTACCGGTAGAAGATGGTGGCATGAAAGGAAAGATGGCGGATATGATGATGCGGATGAATGGGGCTACGGATAACCCGAATTTCATTTTGAAAGATGCGATGCGCGGGGAAGAAAACGGCATTAAAATGTCGGAAAAGTTAGTGCGGGGGGATCTCGATGAATGTTCCCTTCAAATTGTTAAACAAGTACTGGAGAAGGATCGGCACCATCTCGAACAACTACAACAACATATTCAATAA
- a CDS encoding DUF2334 domain-containing protein, with the protein MKLKGKMVVLFPLLFILFTLQSIYVNGETNEVTPRVLVVYSSNGGEIDEHQRMLDMLIGHFTEKITFKKVSEVEKKDFDQLDYLFYYGQQRELLTEHFVDLIASYDGPFVAIGHNANQLGDHFNFFEQISDEGTIRQINIPEQIEKTLSFEPQSIIPIKVVDDETKILLMGKNNRQNYPLFLKHKKHFYFASNKVMPPFSIPLAEMLHEVFVINDEKHHQQVGYIRLEDIHPLVNPEDLMAIGQLLAEKNFPYLMAVIPVYINPETKEEHHFSDSPELLKTLKYMQNHGGSIVLHGYTHQFRLSETGEGFEFWDVENNTPIYHGPDEKIEVKTLNDFNSEEDYRNYENTLKAYEKQYIEDRLTKGIQELANYGMYPLAFEAPHYTMSQHGYEVTSQFFSTYVGQLQLSDTNWKVMESAPYISTPSFLNGMTLLPETIGYINPEEGMTIDQMMEEAKKYEFVRDGMIAAFYHPYLGVELFEKLIEQLEKLEHVSWIDLKQTDSQVQAEHVEINARRGKMVVDMNQIGLFQSSGDYFQYHFHQKITIILWGMAGIGAIGVLMFIVFLIVNRIIQYREKRGETIG; encoded by the coding sequence ATGAAGTTAAAAGGAAAAATGGTGGTTTTGTTCCCTCTTTTATTCATCTTGTTCACATTGCAATCTATATATGTGAATGGTGAAACGAACGAGGTAACTCCTCGCGTTCTTGTCGTGTATTCTTCAAACGGTGGGGAAATCGATGAGCACCAACGAATGTTAGACATGCTTATTGGTCATTTTACTGAAAAAATCACTTTTAAAAAAGTATCGGAAGTAGAAAAAAAAGATTTTGACCAACTCGATTATTTGTTTTATTACGGACAACAAAGGGAGTTACTAACCGAGCATTTTGTTGATTTAATTGCCAGTTACGATGGACCGTTCGTTGCTATCGGTCATAATGCAAATCAATTAGGAGACCATTTCAACTTTTTTGAACAGATTTCTGATGAAGGAACGATTCGTCAAATCAATATACCCGAACAAATAGAAAAAACGTTGTCATTCGAACCCCAATCAATCATTCCAATCAAAGTCGTTGATGATGAAACAAAGATTCTTTTAATGGGTAAAAATAATCGTCAAAATTACCCACTGTTTTTAAAACATAAAAAACATTTTTATTTTGCATCTAACAAAGTGATGCCCCCTTTTTCCATTCCGTTAGCTGAAATGCTTCATGAAGTTTTTGTAATCAATGACGAAAAACACCATCAACAAGTCGGTTATATTCGCCTTGAAGACATTCACCCGTTAGTGAACCCGGAAGATTTAATGGCAATCGGGCAATTATTAGCTGAAAAGAATTTTCCTTACTTAATGGCGGTCATTCCCGTTTATATTAATCCAGAAACGAAGGAGGAACATCATTTTTCCGATTCGCCGGAATTGCTAAAAACATTAAAGTATATGCAGAATCACGGCGGAAGCATCGTATTACACGGCTATACTCACCAGTTTCGATTAAGCGAAACGGGGGAAGGATTCGAATTTTGGGATGTAGAGAACAATACTCCAATTTATCACGGACCCGATGAAAAGATAGAAGTAAAGACGTTGAATGATTTTAATTCGGAAGAGGATTATAGAAATTACGAAAACACCTTGAAAGCGTATGAAAAACAATATATTGAAGACCGATTAACAAAAGGGATTCAAGAATTGGCGAATTACGGAATGTACCCACTGGCCTTTGAAGCGCCCCATTATACGATGTCTCAACATGGCTACGAAGTAACTTCACAATTTTTTTCTACCTACGTCGGCCAATTGCAACTGAGTGATACGAATTGGAAAGTGATGGAAAGTGCACCGTATATTTCAACACCAAGCTTTTTAAACGGAATGACACTGCTACCTGAAACGATCGGCTACATCAACCCGGAAGAAGGGATGACAATTGACCAAATGATGGAGGAGGCAAAAAAATATGAATTTGTACGTGACGGAATGATTGCAGCCTTTTATCACCCTTATTTAGGCGTAGAGTTATTTGAAAAACTGATCGAGCAATTGGAAAAGCTTGAGCATGTTTCGTGGATTGACTTAAAACAGACTGATTCACAAGTACAAGCAGAACATGTGGAGATTAATGCTAGACGTGGAAAAATGGTTGTGGACATGAATCAAATAGGCTTGTTTCAAAGCTCGGGCGATTATTTTCAATATCATTTCCATCAAAAAATCACGATTATTTTATGGGGGATGGCAGGAATTGGTGCCATTGGTGTATTGATGTTTATCGTTTTTTTAATCGTCAATCGGATTATTCAATACCGCGAAAAAAGGGGGGAAACGATTGGCTGA
- a CDS encoding glycoside hydrolase family 113, whose amino-acid sequence MQRFIRMLIKIIFVIGTGLFLCKMIIIHFTSLWCDYPSIPNPTPHSISRSSAQLIEKQPIIIENRKPKQMTEGFQAGMNVVIYGEPDNRITEHFFERLQRLNVNSVAITFPFSQSHWQESHVQKDATITPTINSLEQLIYTAHTFDFTVMLRPILDEKHLMKTGHWRGNIQPTDPAQWFSSYKQFLIPYVELAEKQGVEIFNIGTEFTSLQKEYSAMWTDLIETIWTVYHGKLIYSFNWDTVDDISTIEFVSDLDYIGVDAYFPLDLPNEASSVDIEKEWKKWTRKVRNLLQNEKIVITEAGVIPVAGAYRTPWKGEIPGEKVDWTVQGNYYEGTFYAWQEWISGLYWWNVSLNGSPNAIDYSPLGSPTEKIIQNLFSTVNK is encoded by the coding sequence ATGCAACGATTTATTCGAATGCTCATAAAAATCATATTTGTGATAGGGACAGGCCTTTTCCTTTGCAAAATGATAATCATTCATTTTACGAGTTTATGGTGCGACTATCCATCCATTCCGAATCCAACTCCCCATTCCATTTCCCGATCGAGTGCGCAGCTCATAGAGAAACAACCAATCATAATCGAAAATCGTAAGCCGAAACAAATGACCGAGGGGTTCCAAGCCGGTATGAATGTAGTAATCTATGGCGAACCTGACAATCGGATAACGGAACATTTTTTCGAAAGATTGCAGCGATTAAATGTAAATAGTGTCGCCATCACTTTTCCGTTCTCCCAATCTCATTGGCAAGAGAGCCATGTACAAAAAGATGCAACGATTACGCCTACCATCAATAGTTTAGAGCAGCTTATTTATACCGCACACACTTTTGACTTCACCGTTATGCTCCGACCGATTCTTGATGAAAAACATTTAATGAAAACCGGACATTGGCGAGGAAATATTCAACCGACAGATCCGGCGCAATGGTTTTCCAGTTACAAACAGTTTCTAATACCATATGTGGAATTGGCAGAGAAACAAGGTGTGGAAATTTTTAATATCGGGACGGAGTTTACTTCATTACAGAAAGAATATAGTGCTATGTGGACAGATTTAATCGAAACCATTTGGACCGTCTATCACGGGAAACTCATCTATTCGTTTAATTGGGATACGGTTGATGACATTTCAACGATCGAATTTGTGTCCGACTTAGATTATATCGGTGTTGATGCCTATTTTCCCCTTGATTTACCCAATGAGGCGAGTTCGGTAGACATTGAAAAAGAATGGAAGAAATGGACAAGGAAAGTTCGAAATTTGTTACAAAATGAGAAGATTGTGATTACAGAAGCGGGCGTAATCCCGGTCGCAGGTGCATATCGTACTCCATGGAAAGGAGAAATTCCAGGAGAAAAAGTGGATTGGACTGTTCAAGGGAATTACTATGAAGGAACATTTTATGCGTGGCAAGAATGGATTTCCGGTTTGTACTGGTGGAATGTTTCTTTGAATGGTTCACCCAATGCTATTGACTATTCTCCCCTCGGATCACCAACGGAAAAAATCATTCAAAACCTATTTTCTACTGTTAACAAATAG
- a CDS encoding MarR family transcriptional regulator, translated as MSKFEQCTGISRTRLEILRTLSKGDNFSQRELQNKVNIDPAAITRHLKQLEEQGMIVRRKNPDDNRFSLVHLTEKGKRGIGTFCEEKERVTADILNGFSDQEKKLLLCMLKRLLENVNQING; from the coding sequence ATGTCTAAGTTTGAACAGTGTACGGGAATTAGTCGAACTCGACTCGAAATTCTTCGGACACTTTCAAAAGGTGATAATTTTTCACAAAGAGAGTTACAAAATAAAGTGAATATTGATCCTGCGGCAATTACGAGGCATCTAAAGCAATTGGAAGAACAAGGGATGATCGTCCGTAGGAAAAACCCCGATGACAACCGTTTCTCCCTTGTCCATTTAACAGAAAAAGGAAAAAGGGGTATCGGTACATTTTGTGAAGAAAAAGAGCGAGTAACTGCAGATATTTTAAATGGGTTTTCTGACCAAGAGAAAAAACTACTATTATGCATGTTAAAACGGCTCTTGGAAAATGTGAATCAAATAAATGGATAA